The following coding sequences lie in one Natrarchaeobius halalkaliphilus genomic window:
- a CDS encoding DUF7288 family protein, with translation MRTGRTRTPEATAQRGQVYTLEGLTAAAVVLFALLFAMQAVVITPGTGGAVDRTAQAQNQQELQDALIVAAHADDGEGTLSELVRYWASESEFTARTFDEDFADQFVLGEILDSHLAGSGAGDRYGLEFVYLNESEPERTGVAGSTTTDPSAVTASYTVTIYEGQNMTTLENGAVEPIAENGAIDEEDSRLPPSESSSGPVYNVVEVRVTTW, from the coding sequence ATGAGGACAGGTCGAACCAGAACTCCGGAGGCGACGGCCCAACGGGGCCAGGTCTACACGCTCGAGGGGTTGACTGCCGCGGCGGTCGTCCTGTTTGCCCTGTTGTTCGCGATGCAGGCGGTGGTGATCACGCCGGGGACCGGCGGTGCGGTGGATCGAACCGCCCAGGCACAGAACCAACAGGAGCTACAGGACGCACTGATCGTCGCAGCCCACGCGGACGACGGCGAGGGAACGCTGTCGGAACTGGTCCGCTACTGGGCGAGCGAATCTGAGTTTACCGCTCGCACGTTCGACGAGGATTTCGCGGATCAGTTCGTTCTCGGAGAGATTCTCGACTCACACCTCGCCGGTTCGGGTGCCGGCGATCGGTACGGACTCGAGTTCGTCTATCTCAACGAGAGCGAGCCAGAACGAACGGGGGTTGCAGGATCGACGACTACGGATCCGAGTGCGGTTACGGCGAGCTATACGGTGACGATCTACGAGGGACAAAACATGACGACACTCGAGAACGGTGCGGTCGAGCCGATAGCAGAAAACGGAGCGATAGACGAAGAAGACAGCAGGCTCCCGCCGTCCGAATCGAGTTCGGGACCCGTCTACAACGTCGTGGAGGTTCGAGTGACCACATGGTAG
- a CDS encoding redoxin domain-containing protein, with protein sequence MPETGDTAPDFTVPLANGDVDSFTLSAALEEEAPVVLAFFPGAFTGVCTDEMCTFQGRLSAFEAVDASVYGISRDSPFSLNEFREQNDLEFGLLSDFNGEVIGEYGIEMDFDDLGVYGVAKRSVFVVDADGEIVYSWVSDDPGIEPEYAEVEAAVEEAA encoded by the coding sequence ATGCCAGAAACTGGCGACACTGCACCCGATTTCACGGTACCGCTTGCAAACGGCGACGTCGATTCGTTCACCCTCTCGGCGGCGCTCGAGGAGGAAGCGCCGGTCGTTCTCGCGTTCTTTCCCGGCGCGTTCACGGGCGTCTGTACGGACGAGATGTGTACGTTTCAGGGACGACTCTCGGCGTTCGAGGCCGTCGACGCCTCCGTCTACGGTATCAGCCGTGACTCGCCGTTCTCGCTCAACGAGTTCCGCGAGCAAAACGACCTCGAGTTCGGCCTGCTGAGCGATTTCAACGGCGAGGTTATCGGAGAGTACGGAATCGAGATGGACTTCGACGATCTCGGAGTGTACGGCGTCGCAAAGCGGTCGGTGTTCGTCGTCGACGCCGACGGCGAGATCGTCTACTCGTGGGTGAGCGACGATCCCGGCATCGAACCCGAGTACGCCGAAGTCGAAGCGGCGGTCGAAGAGGCAGCCTGA
- a CDS encoding DUF7261 family protein, with protein MVAPTRDRGQVILIGAIVIAFVILGTVVAFNGLVQTEEASSSATSQSVTHATVAESELQQGLQNLAAHDVQRAGGWEAIIDDERVSTALRDDSEWEDAGRSLGELHGNLTRSERVAVTDIRVHHAGGDERLEAIYGERNPPGHEDILERSATDGSRVLSLNLTGWTPNMDGELVIRETNGQTTHVEIESGSDPTPVTINSTSDRFAGERSCEADAVDLVTGTIENAAGSCDEMAIVDSSREYEYIESREGNGQFTYDLVAIGDVVGEDDGVSASVTVTYTYHSNDLRAERTTTVDLYGDLE; from the coding sequence ATGGTAGCTCCGACTCGAGACCGCGGTCAGGTAATTCTCATCGGTGCGATCGTCATTGCGTTCGTTATTCTTGGCACCGTCGTCGCGTTCAACGGGCTCGTTCAGACCGAAGAGGCGTCCTCGAGCGCGACGAGCCAGAGTGTAACCCACGCAACAGTGGCCGAATCCGAACTACAACAGGGACTCCAGAATCTCGCAGCCCACGACGTTCAACGCGCCGGCGGATGGGAAGCTATCATCGACGACGAGAGGGTGTCGACTGCGCTCAGAGACGACTCGGAGTGGGAAGACGCCGGTCGCTCTCTGGGCGAACTCCACGGGAACCTCACTCGAAGCGAGCGGGTCGCGGTTACCGATATCCGTGTACACCATGCCGGCGGTGATGAACGCCTCGAGGCGATTTATGGAGAGCGAAATCCCCCCGGCCACGAGGATATTCTGGAACGATCAGCAACTGACGGGTCACGGGTTCTCTCCCTCAATCTCACCGGGTGGACACCGAACATGGACGGTGAGTTGGTGATCCGAGAGACGAACGGACAGACGACGCACGTCGAGATCGAAAGCGGATCGGATCCGACTCCGGTCACCATCAACTCGACGAGTGACCGATTCGCTGGAGAGCGTTCGTGCGAGGCTGACGCGGTCGACCTCGTCACCGGTACCATCGAAAACGCGGCCGGGAGCTGTGACGAGATGGCGATCGTCGATAGCTCCCGTGAGTACGAGTACATCGAATCGCGAGAGGGCAACGGACAGTTTACGTACGATCTGGTCGCGATCGGTGACGTCGTTGGCGAAGACGACGGTGTGTCCGCGTCGGTAACCGTTACGTATACCTACCACTCGAACGATCTGCGCGCGGAACGAACGACGACGGTCGATCTCTACGGTGATCTCGAATGA
- a CDS encoding type II secretion system F family protein, giving the protein MSLQTDDRGAGGDGDVSARSDVLGDAFYPLYSRLFDDESEFVADVETKLAQARMTDTVELYLSRSLGIGVITGFALWLLGLMLGYGLFATGFIHIEHILGIPVGNQTVLEIIDLLRIPALVGVTGVLFGTIGFALGFGSLVAIPYSRVSARKREINMLLTDSVSFMYALSVGGLNQLEIIDAMAEADDTYGEVSMEFQSIVKETEYFGVDYRTAIRKQAIETPSDELSQFLTDMLSIVNSGGDMQSFLEDKKEKHMRTAKQEQELTLETLELFGEMYMTLSLFPLLLIIIMVVMQMIPQADVADEMLYMTVYALIPLIGIAFLVLVSTVKHDEPGDGYLTMGSDDRRHHDVQDSGVLNLGFVEQFTGDRSVFDRIKNREGTYETKQVLQQPHLFFRDNPLYTLALTVPLAVVVVATAMVRGSTPLSWNGLLANPIWGTFIYVYVPLYLVAIPLAIFREWNVRYRTAVVSQLSEDLRKLSSANDTGLTLLESLKSVSDTTSGKLAREFEMMHTKVNYGMSLKEALIEFNNTYHIPRLARTTRLITEAQEASNQISDVLRTAAQASENHDDIERERKSRTRMQVVIIIMTFMTVLAVIAILKTQFIDTMAGLEAGGGDTAADSDGELAQADLSENVDIDMLSVLFFHAITLQGIISGFICGYIRDADILSGMKYVIVLATIALFGWTMVA; this is encoded by the coding sequence ATGAGCCTCCAGACCGATGATCGGGGGGCGGGTGGCGACGGCGACGTCTCGGCGCGGTCTGACGTCCTCGGTGATGCGTTCTATCCGCTGTACAGCCGGTTGTTCGATGACGAAAGCGAGTTCGTCGCCGACGTCGAGACGAAACTCGCACAGGCTCGAATGACCGATACCGTCGAACTCTACCTCTCGAGATCGCTCGGTATCGGTGTTATTACGGGCTTTGCACTCTGGTTGCTCGGACTCATGCTCGGCTACGGACTGTTCGCTACTGGTTTCATCCACATCGAACACATTCTGGGCATTCCCGTCGGAAATCAGACCGTTCTCGAGATCATCGACCTCCTTCGGATTCCGGCGCTGGTCGGAGTCACCGGCGTTCTGTTCGGAACGATCGGATTCGCGCTCGGCTTCGGTTCACTCGTTGCGATTCCGTACTCGCGCGTTTCCGCTCGGAAGCGCGAGATAAACATGCTCCTCACCGACTCCGTCTCGTTTATGTACGCGCTGTCGGTCGGCGGGCTGAACCAACTCGAGATCATCGACGCGATGGCCGAAGCCGACGACACCTACGGCGAAGTCTCGATGGAGTTTCAAAGCATCGTCAAGGAGACGGAGTACTTCGGCGTCGACTACCGGACGGCGATCCGAAAGCAAGCGATCGAGACGCCGAGCGACGAGCTGTCGCAGTTTCTGACGGACATGCTCTCGATCGTCAACAGCGGCGGGGACATGCAGAGCTTTCTCGAGGACAAGAAAGAAAAGCACATGCGGACGGCCAAACAGGAACAGGAACTCACCCTCGAGACGCTCGAACTCTTCGGGGAGATGTACATGACGCTGTCGCTGTTTCCGCTGTTGTTGATCATCATCATGGTCGTCATGCAGATGATTCCCCAGGCGGACGTCGCAGACGAAATGCTGTATATGACCGTCTACGCTCTGATTCCGCTGATCGGGATCGCATTTCTCGTGCTGGTCTCGACGGTCAAACACGACGAACCCGGCGACGGCTACCTCACGATGGGAAGCGACGATCGGCGTCATCACGACGTTCAGGATAGCGGCGTTCTCAACCTCGGCTTCGTCGAGCAGTTCACCGGCGACCGGAGCGTTTTCGATCGGATCAAAAACCGGGAGGGTACCTACGAGACCAAGCAGGTCCTACAACAGCCCCATCTCTTCTTCCGGGACAATCCGCTGTATACGCTCGCACTGACCGTTCCGCTCGCGGTCGTCGTCGTTGCCACCGCCATGGTTCGTGGATCGACACCGCTTTCGTGGAACGGACTCCTTGCGAATCCGATCTGGGGAACGTTCATCTACGTCTACGTTCCGCTGTATCTCGTTGCGATTCCGCTCGCGATCTTCCGAGAGTGGAACGTCCGATACAGAACCGCTGTCGTCAGCCAACTCTCAGAAGATCTTCGGAAACTCTCGAGTGCGAACGACACCGGCCTCACCTTACTCGAATCGCTCAAATCCGTTTCGGACACCACCTCCGGAAAGCTGGCGCGGGAGTTCGAAATGATGCACACCAAAGTCAACTACGGAATGAGCCTCAAAGAGGCGTTGATCGAGTTCAACAACACCTACCACATTCCTCGACTTGCACGGACGACGCGACTGATCACCGAAGCACAGGAGGCGTCCAACCAGATTTCGGACGTCCTCCGGACCGCGGCACAGGCGAGCGAAAACCACGACGATATCGAGCGTGAACGCAAGTCTCGAACCCGGATGCAGGTCGTGATCATCATCATGACGTTCATGACGGTGCTCGCCGTGATCGCGATCCTCAAGACACAGTTCATCGACACGATGGCGGGACTTGAAGCGGGCGGCGGTGACACTGCAGCCGATTCGGACGGGGAGTTAGCGCAGGCGGATCTAAGCGAGAACGTCGATATCGACATGTTGTCGGTGCTGTTCTTTCACGCGATTACGCTTCAGGGGATTATTTCGGGTTTCATCTGCGGGTATATCCGCGATGCCGACATCTTGAGCGGAATGAAATACGTGATCGTGCTGGCGACGATCGCACTCTTCGGATGGACGATGGTGGCCTGA
- a CDS encoding chemotaxis protein CheD, whose protein sequence is MKTYGSEPGAPSPVQVGISELAVSDGDDTLKSYGLGSCLAIALYDPESGIGGLAHAMLPDGDTSDNSDRKPGKYADTAIRALLRRMVDRGASYASVEAKIAGGSDMFDFESFGEGVGQRNVAAAGSELEKLGVPIVATDTGGDHGRTVEFTPSTGTLVVTTSDGNESGVNEL, encoded by the coding sequence ATGAAAACGTACGGAAGCGAACCGGGTGCACCGTCGCCGGTCCAGGTCGGTATCTCAGAACTGGCCGTCAGCGACGGCGACGACACGCTCAAGTCCTACGGGCTCGGATCGTGTCTCGCGATCGCCCTCTACGATCCCGAGAGCGGAATCGGCGGTCTGGCACACGCCATGTTACCTGACGGCGATACGTCGGACAACAGCGACCGAAAACCCGGAAAGTATGCAGACACCGCGATCAGGGCGCTCTTGCGGCGCATGGTCGACCGGGGTGCGAGTTATGCATCGGTCGAAGCGAAGATCGCGGGCGGCAGCGATATGTTCGACTTCGAGAGCTTCGGTGAGGGTGTGGGTCAGCGAAACGTCGCCGCCGCCGGATCGGAACTCGAGAAACTCGGCGTTCCGATCGTCGCCACGGATACGGGTGGTGATCACGGTCGAACGGTGGAGTTTACCCCCAGTACGGGGACACTCGTCGTGACGACGTCAGACGGGAACGAGTCCGGAGTGAACGAGCTGTGA
- the tatA gene encoding twin-arginine translocase TatA/TatE family subunit translates to MVAEIAPLFIPGAPGGPELLIILFIAILLFGANKIPKLARSTGEAMGEFQKGREKVETELEDMRDGDFEELDEDEDTEFVDTEPVTTEEAETDAEIETDTETETN, encoded by the coding sequence ATGGTAGCCGAAATCGCACCGCTGTTCATCCCTGGAGCACCCGGGGGTCCGGAACTACTGATCATCCTTTTCATCGCCATTTTGCTCTTCGGGGCAAACAAGATCCCGAAGCTGGCTCGATCGACCGGGGAGGCTATGGGCGAATTCCAGAAGGGACGTGAAAAGGTCGAAACTGAACTCGAGGATATGCGTGACGGAGACTTCGAGGAACTCGACGAGGACGAGGACACCGAGTTCGTCGACACGGAGCCGGTCACGACCGAGGAAGCCGAGACCGATGCTGAAATCGAGACCGATACTGAAACCGAAACGAACTGA
- a CDS encoding DUF7289 family protein, whose protein sequence is MIGSRPTRARWSDRRGITEVLSFVLVFAIVFLSVLLVGVGGFGAISEYQEHERLASAQLAIETFAENGNDLARSDGVTDRTGALGLQTGTVSPGERGTTLNVTVFDDDGDAWNWSEDYPDEDLGAFAYRTGSEAIVYEGGGVFRTGGDGSSAVVSDPMITCRENVAVITLVKLTHDDRTIQSDQRLTFALEQDRANTTRAYYDEAENVTIEIEGGPSSGGWEMFFENEERWTFDEDDERWACASDRVSIDVVEIGIDYSELE, encoded by the coding sequence ATGATCGGATCACGACCCACTCGAGCGAGATGGTCGGACCGCCGCGGAATCACGGAAGTTCTGAGTTTCGTCCTCGTCTTCGCCATCGTCTTTCTCTCCGTGCTCCTGGTCGGCGTGGGTGGCTTCGGAGCGATCAGTGAGTACCAAGAACACGAGCGACTCGCGAGCGCACAACTGGCGATCGAAACGTTTGCAGAAAACGGAAACGATCTCGCTCGAAGCGACGGCGTGACCGACCGGACGGGGGCGCTTGGACTCCAGACGGGGACCGTCTCGCCGGGCGAACGCGGGACGACACTGAACGTGACGGTGTTCGACGACGATGGAGACGCCTGGAACTGGAGCGAGGACTATCCCGATGAGGACCTCGGTGCGTTCGCCTACCGGACCGGTTCGGAGGCGATCGTCTACGAAGGCGGTGGTGTCTTTCGGACCGGGGGAGACGGCTCGAGCGCCGTCGTCTCGGATCCGATGATCACCTGCCGTGAGAACGTTGCGGTGATCACGCTCGTAAAACTCACCCACGACGACCGAACGATCCAGAGCGACCAGCGTCTCACATTCGCGCTCGAACAGGACCGAGCCAACACCACGAGAGCGTACTACGACGAGGCGGAGAACGTGACGATCGAGATCGAAGGCGGGCCGTCTTCGGGTGGCTGGGAGATGTTCTTCGAAAACGAAGAGCGCTGGACGTTCGACGAAGACGACGAGCGTTGGGCGTGTGCCAGTGATCGAGTCTCGATCGACGTGGTCGAAATCGGGATCGACTATTCGGAACTCGAGTAA
- a CDS encoding DUF7287 family protein translates to MTRERPDPSRSAAIDRERRGQTTQDFVVGIGIFVLAVAFVFTTVPSFVATPTGSIDGGDTAQIDRVAATIVSDLETETPNELDGEAFNRTYSHHWNDENATEWLGLRTNADGDRFDRVNVTVRNLALSGADEPVELESGVSLAAGDTYRNQTDVRVTRIVTVTDINESGDLEQGDPLRLEVRMW, encoded by the coding sequence ATGACTCGAGAACGACCCGATCCATCCCGGAGTGCAGCGATCGATCGCGAACGACGGGGGCAGACGACCCAGGATTTCGTGGTCGGTATCGGCATATTCGTTCTGGCCGTGGCGTTCGTCTTTACGACGGTCCCGAGCTTCGTCGCCACGCCGACGGGGTCGATCGATGGCGGTGATACCGCACAGATCGACCGGGTCGCCGCGACGATCGTCTCCGATCTCGAGACGGAAACGCCGAACGAACTCGACGGTGAGGCGTTCAACCGGACCTACAGTCACCACTGGAACGACGAAAACGCGACGGAGTGGCTGGGGTTACGAACGAACGCGGACGGTGATCGGTTCGACAGGGTGAACGTCACGGTTCGGAATCTCGCTCTAAGTGGGGCCGACGAACCGGTCGAACTCGAGAGCGGGGTCTCGCTCGCGGCCGGCGACACGTATCGTAACCAGACGGACGTTCGCGTGACGCGAATCGTGACGGTAACGGATATCAACGAGAGCGGCGACCTCGAGCAGGGTGACCCGCTTCGACTCGAGGTGCGGATGTGGTAA
- a CDS encoding DUF7266 family protein has product MRDTLTRDERGLSTAVTHVLTMGITTVLVAGLLVSSGTLIDHQTDRSAEQSLETIGERLAGEITHVDRLASDGDSVTVIATHPRTIAGSTYRVGIEDSRTCAGEPLLDGSTVCLRLSSTDADAEVFVPISNESELNSESLVTGGTIEIEHNGTTNEIELQ; this is encoded by the coding sequence ATGAGGGACACCCTCACTCGAGACGAACGCGGCCTCTCAACCGCAGTTACGCACGTCCTGACGATGGGGATCACGACGGTTCTCGTCGCCGGATTGCTCGTGAGTTCGGGAACGCTCATCGACCATCAGACAGATCGAAGCGCCGAGCAATCGCTCGAGACGATCGGTGAACGGCTGGCAGGAGAGATCACGCACGTCGACCGACTGGCAAGCGACGGTGACAGCGTAACCGTGATCGCCACTCATCCACGGACGATCGCGGGCTCGACGTATCGAGTCGGGATCGAAGACAGCCGGACCTGCGCCGGGGAACCACTCCTGGACGGGAGTACGGTGTGTCTTCGGTTGAGTTCGACCGACGCAGACGCCGAGGTCTTCGTCCCCATCTCGAACGAGAGCGAGCTGAACTCAGAAAGCCTCGTCACCGGCGGAACGATCGAGATCGAACACAACGGAACGACGAACGAGATCGAACTCCAATGA
- a CDS encoding ATPase, T2SS/T4P/T4SS family yields the protein MAIDDADRSDAGDFAEGTASDDVSEGQSGPTDGTDSRSVARVGEYTWAAFMREYGHGEEVSTLYPYEPGSNAPGEQLGLDTDEDESWVPSGEDWDDVEFDPEAYLGFPPDLLSDRILPVAGDNAEFVEQTFLEYVDPETTPVVKDVWSWEHYKWEYYYDENGDRPRDEAGEIVPHDEHAALGFDPGAIEDELSRGDDIAMALEEIVDERTVNVQEDVDEDEFFSTVDGATTVTNRYDLEKAVPFEKKTHFREIERYWVNKPYACVVIFHSEKENEKKYYVIEPYLNEIESDLQEFLSGKLRRAIKYSEDGIKEKASEDGRRSVIEAETRRLLKRYDLFEKTAGSTKAGLLESVRTILADDDGEESEEPAELDGIEVRPEPIILAEDPDTLNEYQVEKLLYQLKRNFIGYERIDGIKHDINVEDVSCDGYNSPVFVYHSEYEQIISNIYHGEDELDDFVVKLAQRSGKGISKRLPQVDATLPDGSRAQLTLGKEVSDHGTNYTIRQFKDVPFTPIDLINWNTFSLDEMAFLWLAIENHKSLIFAGGTASGKTTSLNAVSLFIPSNAKIVSIEDTREVELPQRNWIASVTRPSFNDDAAGDVDEFDLLEAALRQRPDYIVMGEIRGEEGRTLFQVMSTGHTTYTTFHADSVDEVLKRFTTDPINVSKTMFTALDLVSIQTQTRVHGSKVRRNKSLTEINHYEAEHDEINVQDVYQWQAETDEFLKMGDSNTLGEIQFDRGWSREKLEEELFKREVILAYLIKNGLNTYAEVAATVQAFINDPDTILTLIANGQLEESLTDLREMESVLIDVDKEKEELVPRPSSTTETYNLSMDLLERAEESLFEEYRGQVPGGLASALGDITDDGPTEVEPEDEFDFSGGLDDEWGFDDATSFESGADTGGDDPSWADNDAGFATTASSADGQLEPADASVRESAADPDETSRTEAAGIEDEPADDDEQLDGLFDDMDATLDTIERDESDQRTASSGPSAGRSPEPMFPEGELEIVFDPDSDGDSSSESRDDASVADDPEESPDRNSSGDDERIDDVTSIFGAHPNSPFGGEAETKAGSGETEQNIDAAGDIEGDDPGGGDERLFGGSDTSPGEGSIFDTGGDTTDESDDEESDE from the coding sequence ATGGCTATTGACGACGCCGATCGGTCGGATGCCGGGGATTTTGCCGAGGGCACGGCATCCGACGACGTATCGGAAGGGCAATCGGGACCCACCGACGGAACCGATTCCCGTTCTGTCGCTCGAGTTGGCGAGTACACCTGGGCAGCGTTCATGCGGGAGTATGGACACGGAGAAGAAGTGTCTACACTCTACCCGTACGAACCGGGATCGAACGCGCCGGGCGAACAGCTCGGCCTCGACACCGACGAAGACGAGTCGTGGGTACCATCGGGCGAAGACTGGGACGACGTCGAGTTCGACCCGGAGGCGTATCTCGGCTTTCCTCCCGACTTACTTTCCGATCGAATCCTTCCGGTCGCCGGGGACAACGCCGAGTTCGTAGAGCAAACGTTCCTCGAGTACGTCGATCCGGAGACGACGCCGGTCGTCAAGGACGTCTGGTCCTGGGAGCACTACAAGTGGGAGTACTACTACGACGAGAACGGTGATCGACCACGGGACGAAGCGGGTGAGATCGTTCCACACGACGAACACGCGGCGCTCGGGTTCGATCCGGGCGCCATCGAGGACGAACTCTCACGCGGAGACGACATCGCGATGGCCCTCGAGGAGATCGTCGACGAGCGAACCGTAAACGTCCAAGAAGACGTAGACGAAGACGAGTTCTTTTCGACCGTCGACGGAGCCACGACCGTCACTAATCGCTACGACCTCGAGAAGGCGGTCCCGTTCGAGAAAAAAACGCACTTTCGGGAGATCGAACGGTACTGGGTGAACAAACCCTACGCCTGCGTCGTTATCTTCCACTCGGAAAAGGAAAACGAGAAGAAATACTACGTCATCGAACCGTACCTCAACGAGATCGAAAGCGATCTTCAGGAGTTCCTCTCCGGAAAGCTCAGACGAGCGATCAAGTACTCCGAGGACGGGATCAAAGAGAAAGCAAGCGAGGACGGAAGACGATCCGTCATCGAAGCGGAAACGAGACGCCTGTTGAAACGGTACGATCTCTTCGAGAAGACGGCCGGGAGCACGAAGGCCGGACTCCTCGAGTCGGTTCGGACGATTCTCGCTGACGACGACGGCGAAGAATCGGAGGAACCAGCCGAACTCGACGGGATCGAGGTTCGACCGGAGCCGATTATTCTGGCCGAAGATCCGGATACGCTGAACGAATACCAGGTCGAAAAGCTCCTCTACCAGCTCAAACGAAATTTTATCGGCTACGAGCGGATCGACGGCATCAAACACGACATCAACGTCGAGGACGTCTCGTGTGATGGATACAACTCGCCCGTATTCGTCTATCACTCGGAGTACGAACAGATCATCAGTAACATCTATCACGGCGAAGACGAACTCGACGACTTCGTCGTAAAGCTGGCACAGCGATCCGGAAAGGGGATCAGCAAACGCCTCCCGCAGGTCGACGCGACGCTACCGGACGGCTCACGCGCACAGTTGACCCTCGGAAAGGAGGTGTCCGACCACGGGACGAACTACACCATCCGACAGTTCAAGGACGTGCCGTTCACTCCGATCGACCTCATCAACTGGAACACCTTCTCGCTCGACGAGATGGCGTTTCTCTGGCTGGCGATCGAAAACCACAAGAGCCTGATCTTCGCGGGCGGGACCGCGTCCGGAAAGACGACCTCGCTGAATGCGGTGTCGCTGTTTATTCCGAGCAACGCAAAGATCGTCTCCATCGAGGACACGCGCGAGGTCGAACTTCCACAGCGAAACTGGATCGCGAGCGTCACTCGCCCGTCGTTCAACGACGACGCGGCGGGCGACGTCGACGAGTTCGATCTGCTCGAGGCCGCACTTCGACAACGTCCGGACTACATCGTGATGGGTGAGATCCGGGGCGAAGAGGGTCGGACGCTGTTTCAGGTCATGTCGACAGGTCACACGACGTACACCACGTTCCACGCGGACTCCGTCGACGAGGTTCTCAAGCGGTTTACGACCGATCCGATCAACGTCTCGAAGACGATGTTCACCGCGCTGGATCTGGTCTCGATTCAGACCCAGACGCGGGTTCACGGCTCGAAGGTCCGCCGAAACAAGTCCCTCACCGAGATCAATCACTACGAGGCGGAACACGACGAGATCAACGTCCAGGACGTCTACCAGTGGCAAGCAGAAACCGACGAGTTCCTCAAGATGGGTGATTCGAACACCCTGGGAGAGATCCAGTTCGACCGCGGCTGGAGCAGAGAGAAACTCGAAGAGGAGCTGTTCAAACGCGAAGTCATCCTCGCCTACCTCATCAAAAACGGGTTGAACACCTACGCCGAGGTCGCAGCGACCGTCCAGGCGTTTATCAACGATCCCGACACGATACTCACCCTCATCGCGAACGGACAACTCGAGGAGAGTCTCACGGATCTTCGGGAGATGGAAAGCGTTCTGATCGACGTCGACAAGGAAAAAGAAGAACTCGTCCCACGTCCCTCCTCGACGACCGAAACGTACAACCTCTCGATGGATTTGCTCGAGCGGGCCGAGGAATCGCTGTTCGAGGAGTACCGTGGGCAGGTTCCGGGCGGCCTCGCGAGCGCACTCGGAGATATCACGGACGATGGACCGACCGAGGTCGAACCGGAGGACGAGTTCGACTTTTCTGGCGGTCTCGACGACGAATGGGGGTTCGACGACGCGACATCGTTCGAGTCCGGGGCCGACACCGGTGGCGACGATCCGTCGTGGGCGGACAACGACGCCGGTTTCGCGACGACCGCCTCGAGCGCAGACGGTCAGCTCGAGCCGGCGGACGCCAGCGTGAGAGAATCGGCTGCCGACCCGGACGAGACGAGCCGAACGGAGGCTGCGGGTATCGAAGACGAGCCGGCTGACGACGACGAACAGCTGGATGGTCTGTTCGACGATATGGACGCCACGCTAGATACGATCGAGCGGGACGAATCCGACCAGCGGACCGCGTCCAGTGGGCCGTCCGCGGGTCGCAGTCCGGAGCCGATGTTCCCCGAAGGCGAGTTGGAGATCGTCTTCGATCCGGACTCCGACGGCGACTCCTCGAGCGAATCTCGCGACGACGCGTCAGTCGCGGACGATCCGGAGGAATCACCGGATCGGAATTCGAGCGGGGATGACGAGCGGATCGACGATGTGACGTCAATCTTCGGAGCTCATCCAAACTCGCCGTTTGGCGGCGAAGCCGAGACGAAAGCCGGCAGCGGAGAGACCGAGCAGAATATCGACGCCGCCGGTGACATCGAGGGCGACGATCCGGGAGGGGGCGACGAACGACTGTTTGGCGGAAGCGACACGTCGCCCGGTGAGGGGTCGATCTTCGACACCGGTGGGGACACCACGGACGAATCCGACGACGAGGAGAGCGACGAATGA